A stretch of Labrus bergylta chromosome 19, fLabBer1.1, whole genome shotgun sequence DNA encodes these proteins:
- the LOC109989002 gene encoding gastrula zinc finger protein XlCGF57.1, producing MSKVHMLRDFVNQRLTAAAEEIFDLFEGTIAEYEEQLRRSKEENERQHKLLDAVFNPEVRLQGSGVEQRMVRNEEIPPEQQERSFSLNQEDSPEPPHIKEDQEELWSSQEGEQLQEPEEADISMVTFFHVPVKTEEDDGEKPQSSQLNENQSEKSRDIEHLKRESDGEDCGGSEPDRDFNPDYHLQTVSPDKTSHFLGSDSDDSGDWEERDEHQEGLNPLQNKDLAVSDMNCNTGNTSVSSSECASSFGQKKQLQKHKTIHTGEKPFSSSVCAERHQRKKHLQNHMPRHSAEKPFSCLVCKRSFIWRAEIVRHMRVHTGEKPFSCSVCGKRFTQSGDLKRHSVVHTGEKPFSCVICSHKFTNSADLKRHYFVHTGEKRFCCSVCGQRFTRNAALKRHFIVHTGEKPFSCSVCGQRFTQSGALKRHSVVHTGEKPFSCSLCDKTFTRSGALKRHYCRHRGETV from the exons ATGTCTAAAGTCCATATGCTGAGAGACTTTGTAAACCAGCGACTGACTGCGGCTGCTGAAGAGATATTTGATCTGTTTGAAGGAACGATAGCAGAATACGAGGAGCAACTTCGTCGATCTAAAGAGGAAAACGAGCGACAACACAAACTACTGGATGCTGTTTTTAACCCTGAAGTCCGCTTACAGGGATCAG GCGTCGAGCAGCGGATGGTGAGAAATGAAGAGATTCCccctgagcagcaggagaggagctTCTCTCTGAACCAGGAGGATTCACCAGAGCCACCACACATTAAAGAGGACCAGgaggaactgtggagcagtcaGGAGGGAGAGCAGCTTCAAGAGCCAGAGGAGGCTGATATTAGCATGGTCACTTTTTTCCATGTCCCTGTGAAGACTGAAGAAGATGATGGAGAGAAACCTCAGTCGTCACAGCTCAATGAAAACCAATCTGAAAAGAGCAGAGACATAGAGCATTTGAAAAGAGAAtctgatggagaggactgtggaggatcagaaccagacagaGACTTTAATCCAGACTATCATTTACAGACAGTTTCTCCTGACAAGACTTCACACTTTCTTGGATCTGATAGTGATGACAGTGGtgattgggaggagagagatgaaCATCAGGAAGGTTTGAACCCTCTGCAAAACAAAGACTTAGCTGTAAGTGATATGAACTGTAATACTGGAAATACATCAGTTAGCTCCTCTGAATGTGCGTCAAGCTTTGGGCAAAAGAAAcaactgcaaaaacacaaaacaatccatacaggagagaaaccattTAGTTCCTCAGTTTGTGCTGAAAGACAccagagaaagaaacatttacaaaaccaCATGCCACGCCATTCAGCAGAGAAACCTTTCAGCTGCTTAGTTTGTAAAAGAAGTTTTATCTGGAGAGCAGAAATAGTGAGGCACATGAgagttcacacaggagagaaaccattcAGTTGTTCAGTTTGTGGTAAAAGGTTCACACAAAGCGGAGACCTTAAACGGCACTCGGttgttcacacaggagagaaaccgtTCAGTTGTGTAATATGTAGTCACAAATTTACAAATAGTGCAGATCTAAAAAGACACTATTTTGTCCACACGGGGGAGAAGCGGTTTTGTTGTTCAGTTTGTGGTCAAAGATTCACACGAAACGCAGCTCTGAAAAGACACTTTATTGTCCACACGGGGGAGAAACCGTTTAGTTGTTCGGTTTGTGGTCAAAGATTCACGCAAAGTGGAGCGCTTAAACGACACTCTGTTGTTCACACAGGGGAGAAACCGTTTAGTTGTTCACTTTGTGATAAAACATTCACACGCAGTGGCGCTCTTAAAAGACACTATTGTCGTCACAGGGGAGAAACCGTTTAG